The genomic stretch TAGGTACACAACAGAAGACAATGACTGTCTTGCCCCTAGAATTCATCCGTAGACAATAATTCAGGAGGAAGGGGTAGAGACTTGTGAGTCCCTCCCCAATCCAAGAGTGAATGTTGATAGCCCAAGTCTTATGTCTTATACATagctgttttcaattttcttatttttaagacagggtctcatggctgggtgggtgtagtggtgcactcCTCTTATACCAGTACTCAGGagcggaggcagagacaggcagatctctgtgctgtgagttcaagcctTAGTCTACCTAGAGTGTcctaggacaggcagggctacatagatcttgtctcaaaacaaaacagaacaaaagactAGGTCTCACTGTATCATTCTAGATGGTCTAGAACTCCTTATGTTAATCCCACTGAATGAGAGTAAAGACCACTACCCAAAATATTTTGGTCAaataaagcaagctttattttctgtcagaTAGGGCTATCTCCATAAAGTGGGGAGAAAGTATCAAAATATCATGGAGCACATGAGAAGGTGGGGTTTATTAGCCACAAACTGCAATGCTGGGCAGGTTTCAAGGGTTGGGAGATTCTGAGGCATTTTGGTTACATAGGAACTTGGTTGACCATTTCAACATTATGTGGCAGAACATCCTATAATATCATGGTAGAGGGTAGAGTAGAGGGTGTGGAACATGTTCAACTCCAGAAAATGAGTCAAAACCTGATCAAATCCAGGTTTTGCAGAACACAGAAATGAACTTAATTTTGACCTTGTAACAAGATGGCTTTTAATCTTATAATGGAGTCAGGCTGGTCCATCACTTATGTATataccagggtggccttgaactcacaaagacttgTCTGCCTGTCTCATGAATTCTGGGgtcaagggactaaaccactatgCTGGGTTCAAACATTTTATGTTCTCGAAGAGTTCAGCCTATTCTAAAACTTCAAGGAAGAGGGGTCACATAGCctctgctcttttccttctggctATTGTTTGTTGCTGTGTCAATGTTATATTTAAAGGCTGGTCCTGTCCTGGTTCCTGGGGTGCTGTTGCTGCTCCTGGCTGGGGACCAACCTGGTAATGCTCCCTGGGTTCCTGGGTCCTCTTGGGTCCATAGCTCCTTCCTAGCCATCATACCCAGTCCATGTTCATTCCCCGTGGTATGGGTGGTTGGGTTAGGATGCCCTGGCTCTATGCTTTGTCAGCTGATGCTCACTGCCCTATCCTAGTTCTACAGAACCCAAATTCTTCCTCTTCTAGTCACTTCACTCTTGCCTCTTCTTTGTGTGGATCTTGGCCAGGGCTGCCACTACATCCCCTGGGTCTCTTTAGCATCATCTCTAGGGGagcagcctcttttttttttttctttcctggaagGAAGACCAGCCTCTCTCCTGAGGTCATCAGCCTGGTGAGGTCAAGGAATTATCCAGATGGAATCAATAGTTAGACACTCTTTCCCCAGAAAGATGAGGGAGCTCTGTGCACATGTTTGCAGAGTTAAGAAGTAGTTACAATACAGAGGACTAGCTTCTTCAGGTTAAAGAAACATTCCAATAGCCAGGGGTAGTGGTGCATGCCCATCATCCCAgtagccaggggtggtggtgtgTCCCTGTCACCCAGTAGTTAGGGGGTGGTGGTGTATCCCTGTCACCCAgtagccaggggtggtggtgtgTCCTTGTCACCCAgtagccaggggtggtggtgtgTCCCTGTCACCCAgtagccaggggtggtggtgtgTCCCTGTCACCCAGTAGTTAGGGGGTGGTGGTGTATCCCTGTCACCCAGTAGCCAGAGATGGGGGTGCATGCTTGACATCCCaggagccaggggtggtggtgggtgccCATCATCCCAGCATATGGACTGCAGAGGCAGGAAACTGTTGAGAGTTTGACATCAGGCTAGACTACATAGTAATTTCCAGATGAGATCATCCTGGATTACAGACTGAGGCCCTGTCTCATCCCTCAACTGACCACCACCCTCGCCACCACGGCTACTACTGAAACATCACAGTCAATCATGGCACTTTACTAGTCTTCATCTTGATAAGGACTCAAGGACCACAGGAACCTTTCCCAAAGCCACACTGTGTGCGTCTCACCTGTTTCTATCTTGTTCATCCCTTGTGGATGGTGCTAAGCCTGGATGCCCAGCTGTGGGCTAGCATCGAACCTCTGTGGCCCTTCCCAGGATCAACTCCTCTGTTCTTTGTGGCTCCACAGGTGAAATCGCAGGAGCTGGGGCAgccagcatcatgtctgctttGACTGACAAGGCCATAGTGAAGAAAGAACTGCTGTGCCACGTGGCCGGGAAGGACAAGTACCAGGTCAATAACAAACATGACGAGGAATACACCCCACTGCCTCTGAACAAGATCATCCAGCGGGCTGAGAGACTGGTGGGGCAGGAGGTGCTCTATAGGCTGACCAGCGAGAACTGTGAGCACTTTGTGAATGAACTACGCTATGGAGTTCCTCGGAGTGATCAGGTGTGTCACAGTCCCTGTACCTGACCTTAGGTGTCAGATCATTTTCCCAACTGCCAGTGGCTGGACCTGAGTGTGGCTGGAGACAGAATTACAAACAAGATGATGATAGCCTAATATATGTTTCCTGTCTCTAAGAGTGACACAGTcagaggtgggtgggggtgagggtggggggagacaggaaGGTGAGACAGCACGTCAGACTCCCTTCTTtttcagtgctagggattgaacccaggacagGTCATGATCATTCCATCCCTGTGATGATGCTCCAGACCCTTGGAGGAAAGCTCTGTGAGCCccactttgcagatgaggaaTCACAAGCTTCTAGAACTCAAGCCTTCTGGCTATGGCCATTCATTTCAGCCAACTCATCCTTTTGGGCCTTCAGACCTGTGCCATGTTTTTTCTGGAAGTCAGATGTAGCTGTGTTGGTGAGAGGCAGAGAAGTGGTTTGATGTGCAGGTTCATCTAGCCAACCTCCCTTAGCAGGCTACAGATAGCACTGTCCTCAGCCTAGAGGTGGTCCTGCcgttttcccactttcttttctgagacagggtctctggctagctcaggctggtcttctTGCTTTAGTTTGCTCAGTGCCGGGAACCCAGGCAAGTGCTACCACATTCAGTGTTGCATGGGTGAGAGGTTAAGATGTGTGGTTATTCACATCTGTGTTTTgaaatcctttctctttctccttgacTAATGTGGTGATGGACAACAGGGACTCCCTTCTTTTTCATtgctagggattaaacccagggtcttgcCTATCatagctctaccactgagctaaccaCTCTGCTTCCAGCCCTTTGGGCCCTGTCTTTACCAACTACGTGATCTTTGAAGATGTATTTAGTCAGGCCCCCCCTCCACTTGGTATAGTAACTATGAGAACTGATTTTGGAGGATTTCATATGAACTAGAGAGGagtattcttatttatttatttatttatttatttatttatttatttatttatttatacatctcGTTCACTGCCctccttaccccccccccccccccacagagtcccttccccacacccctccccctcttttcgGAGAGGGTAGGACCCTCTCTGGATATCCCTTCACCCTGGCGcaccaagtctctgcagggttggGCACTTGAGAGGAGGACCCTTAGGAGCCTCACAGGGCTGACTCGGAGCATGAAGCAGCTGATGGATTACAGCAGCAGAGACAGTCTTCCAAAGCTCGCTCTTCTTCCTTGGTTCACCCAGGCAGAGGctgctggcctctctgggccACTGTGACTTAGATGGGGAGACATTTGCTGACCGGGACAGTCTCACCTTCCTCTGACACTGCTTGCACTGACTGCTGCTTGGTGGCTTGGTCACTCTTCCCTACAGTGAGACATTAGGTATTTTCTAGTGGGCAGCATCTGGTTTCTGTCCTCCATTAGTTGAATACTGCTCATCGGCTATGACAAGGATATATCCTTGTCAAGGGCAATGGACATAGAGGAGCAGCAAGCACGTTTCTAACTAAGCAGGCGAGGAAGGCAGTGTTGCTAGTGTTTGCTGAGCGATCCTGAGGGTGTGAGCCACAGTCTAGCTTTAGTGACATAGAACAGCCACTCTGAGGAAGGAAGCAGACAGGGATCTGAGACGAATGTCATTAGTTCCTGGTTCCTGGGTGACTGCAGTAACGGTGGTggcatacttttaatcctagtactccagagacagaggcagagttcAAGCTGGTCTACAGggagagttctaggatagccagggcttcacagagaaaccttgtcttgaaaaaaacaaacaaaacaaaacaaacaaaaggtagaAAATGAGTACTCAGAAAGTCTGTCTATTTGCACAAGTCTCAAGGCTCTGGACTCAATGACCAGCAACCCTACAATAGTTACATTAGCTGCTTTTCTTACCACTGTGATCAAACACCCAGCAAGCAAGTTAAGAAGGGAAGTTTGTTTTGGCTGACGACTGGCGGCAACCATTCCTCACAGTGGGAGGTGTGGTGGTGGGAGGTACTTGCCGGGTAGTGCAGGTCAGGAAGTGGAGGAAGGGCAATGCTGGTGCACAGCCTCTTTTCTCCAGGACTCAGCTAATGCAGTGGTGCTGTTCACATCCAGGGCAGTCTCCTCATGTTGATCGTCCCTGGACAGCCCTCACAGCCACACCCAGAGGTGTGCCTCATGAGTGCTTTAGGCATTTCTTCATCTGAAATCAATCATAATAAGAGTTCACTAAGAAATGTTGCCTTTAAAAAGATCTTTTATGTGTgatatattatctatatatagCAAGAATGCAACAATAAACAGTATTATAATTCctgctatgtggccatctgttaGTGGCCTCTGAGCTCCTTAATCACTAGAGGGAATTTAGTTAGGCATGTTTACAGGGATAGAAATTACAGGAACAAAGAGATTTTTGGCAAAAAATAAGGCTCAAACATTTGGCAGgcaacagtaaaaacaaaaacaaaaaaacaaaaaacaaaaaaactcacagGCTATGTAAATAACAATAACTTTGGTCTGTGAAAGCATTCAGAAACAGGACCTGCAGTGTGATGTTGGTCTACTGTGATGCCCTTCCCTTCAGGCAGTTTTGAACAAGTGTTAATTTTCCCTGATAAGAGTAGAGACTTCTAACCAGCAGGCAGAACTCAGTCTACCTAAATAAAACTTCAATTTATTTGCATAGAACCTGTCACCAAGCTATCATAACATGTTCTTAAGTACATATAAaaagatgtatgtgtgcatgtatgtatgtatgtatgtatgtatgtatgtatgtatgcatgtatggtcTGACTGTACCATTTTCTTAGTACCACCAGGACTAACTAGACACTATATTCATGTCCTAACCACTCTCTTTGTGTACTAAGTGTGACCACAAACAGTGGGGTTATTGTTGTGTGCCTCCACAAAGTATCTTTTGTTTAAACCAGCGGTATCAGCATTTGTTTGCACATTGTGGCTTTCAGGAAAGAATGAGGGCCACGTTGTTCCTCCTCCATTATCTGCATTTTACCCCTCCCCATATAGAAGTCAGCAAGGAAAACACTGGatagaaaaggtgtgtgtgtgtgtgtgtgtgtgtgtgtgtgtgtgtgttcctgtgtgtctgagtgtatgtagAGGCAAAATGTCAACTTCCACTGTCATTCTGCAGGTACTGTCCCCATTTTTTGAaatgaatcaaacaaacaaaaccatttcttGATGACTTGGAATTTGTCAACTAGGCTGAGCTGACTGACGAGCAGTCCCAGGTTTTTCTCATCTCCCTGCACTTGGGTTACAAATGCATGCCCCCATACTTGGCTTTTTACAGGTTcgggggatggaactcaggtttttGTTTTACAAGTCAAGCACTAACTCACTGTTCCATCTCCCCAGGTAACCAACCCCATAACACCATGGCTTGAGGCCAGCCAGCAGTCAGACCTCTCTGGTTGATAGTACCATTCACACTTCCATCCAAACTAGGTTAACAGTGAGGGAAGGCAGGGGATATAGAAGATAGGCACTAGGTAAGGAGCCAATGAATAGGGTGAGGGCAAGGGGTTCATTAATGTTGTGAGATGACCCCAGTGGGCTGTTTTCAGTACCCAGAGTCTGTTTCTACTTGGCATGGTCAGGTACCCCAGAAAAGTCTTCCAGGCTTGAGTGGAGGGTGACATTCTGGGAGCAGCAGAGGGGTCTTGGAGGTTCACATTTAGCATGCTCATAGTCACTCAGTGCCCTGTTGGGGTTACGATATAATCTGGAATGCATGTCTAGACTTGCAGATCCCTAGAGCTTCTGTTTTATCCTGTCCAGAGAACAGTcacgcctgcctctgctggggtgagggaggaggtCCAGGAAACTGGAGGAagtgttctctcttccttttcactCCCAGAGGAAACTGGGTGTGTCCATCTGACCCTTTTAggagtttctttctttaacaCAGGCTACTTCTCAGCTTCTTTGTCCTCAGCCATAAGAGCTAAACTCACAACAAAAACGAAATGcctctaattaaaaagaaagatctcTGTGGTGCCGGGTAGTGAACTGTCTTCTCCATGGTAGGCCGTTGCTCAACCATAGCTGTCTCCCAGCCCAaacaaatgctgtcttttatttcAGTTAGGTTTTAGGAGGGAGTGGAATTTGACAAATGTTTAGCTTTTCCCTACACCCCCTCTTTTGCAATGCTTTTTGTCCTACTCCATAGCAGCTCAAGTCAGATAGTCTCACATCTGCATTATGTAACTACCGTTACTAGTGGAATTTACTTAAGAATAGACAGATGGAAACAggtgcagagactcacagctagACTTTAGGCAGAACCTGGGGAATcttgtggaggaggggaggaaggattgtgggagccagaggggtcaaggacaccacatgaAAACtcacagaattaactaacctgggtccataggggaacacagagactgaaccacaaccagggagcctgcctGCGACTGACCAGGGCCCTCTGCACATGTTAcagttgtatagcttggtcttcatatggggctccgaacagtgggagcaggagctgCCTCATTTAGCCTCgataggagaggatgtgcctagtcttaactgcaacttgatatgctagGGCTGGTTGATATCTAGAGAAGTGGGGAAGGATGGGGAGAAGATctaggaggaggggagagaggggaatgggggttgggaggtaaaataaataaataaataaataaataaataaataaaataagaaagaatagagAGGTTCAGTGGCTCACATTCTCGGAATCCCAATGCATTGTGGGTAAAGGCAGgaccaggagtttaaggccatctttggtgctggttagttttatatcaacttgacacaagttagagtaaTTTTGGAatgagagaacctcaactgagaaaatgtccccaccagattggcctgtgagcaagCCTATGGtgcgttttcttgattgataattggtACGGGAAGGCCCGTTTCACTGTAGGCATTaacattcctgggctggtggccccAGGTGTTAAGAaagcaggaggagcaagccatgagaagcaagcctgCAAGTGTAAGcaatgttcctccatggcctccgcacAGGCTTCTGCCCTgctttccctcagtgatggagcatTACCTGCAAGTGTAAGAtagaacaaaccctttcttctacaagttgcttttggtcacggtgttttatcacagcaatagaaactgtaactaagaccaagtgtgagaccagcctgggctacatgcaaccttttctttaaaaaaataaaaataaaaagagacctGTGGAATAGAGGCAACTATGTCTTGACTCTGGTCTCTTGGTGAACACTGGAGTCCatacaaagagagagatgggTGTGGTGTCAtgcctggcactcaggaggccaaggcaggaggtcttgagttcagggtgctacagagcaagatcctgactccaaaagagaaaaacaagcatacagcaaaacaaacaaacaaacaaacaaacacaaaccccaGCCCTTTAAAGGGCTGAGCACCTCCAAGCCTGGCAGGCCGGACACTGGACACATGGCATGAGGTGAGGTCCTTGCTCTCATGgaggtcagatttttttttttttttttttttttgagttctcaATTGCAATCCCTTCCTGACCTTGCACTTGCCCACTGGCTGTCCATCTTCCCATTCTGCTGtcatccctctcttctttccataGATGCCTTACAAAGATTTGTATGCTTTAAATAGTCCAGAGCCGCATTCAGGTTACTATTTTGAGTCTGTGtcaattccaggccagctggttCCGTCCATTCATTTCCTTGCCCAGCCCTCTCCTTCCCACTGCTCCTGCCAGTATTTGTTGACTCTTCAGTTTGGCCACTGGAAGCGAAGAGGGCATGTGAAGTGACATGAGCAGAGTGACCCTGGTCAATGAAAAGCCTGTTCCTACACTCGTTACACAGAGCTTGACTCACCCTCTTCTCTGTTGCAGGTCAGAGATGCGGTCAAGGTGGTAGGCATCGCTGGAGTGGGCTTGGCGGCCTTGGGCCTCATTGGAGTCATGCTCTccagaaacaagaaacagaagcaatgaGCTGAATGACTGCCCAGTTTTGGGGCTCTTCTTTTGCTAGAGGGTTTGGAGTTTGATTTATAGATTCTATTGCTTTATAATTAGGTTTATTTTCACAACATACAATAAACCACAAGAAAGGAATTTTTGTGAGGATACTGCAGTAGCTACCTGGTGTGAAATCTCTGGAGGGAAGCTCGGGGCTCTGTTCTGGGTAACACTCTTTCCTGGCTGGTCTTTCTGTTTGCTGTGATACCCTTTGTATTGCAGAAAACAGAGTCCAGCACTGTTATCTCAAGTGAAGCGCATTACTGCGTGTCAGATACTATGGTATTGCCAAAGGAGACAGCCTGGGtacacagaaatggaaacatcAGATAACCAGGGATCTTGGCCTAGAACTTGATTCAATGTGGCACTTTGAGACTCAGGCACTGGAGTTTATGGATATTCAGTGGTGTGAGAAGGACAAATCCTGGAGTGTTGGGGctttagctcagtgatagaatgctTTCCTGGAGTGCATGCAGTTTTAGGTTCAACCCCTAGTGTCATCCGTTTCCACAGAGAAATCCAGGATATACTTGGGTGGTCTTCCTAAAGCCTTCCGATTTCCTTCTGCATTACAGGTCTGTTCTAGTTAGGTTTCTATGGCTATGATAGAGACTTGAAACCCTTTGGGGGAGAAAATGGTTTATCGGCTTACATATCCCTGGTCACAGTCCATTGAGAGAAGCTCaaaggaattcaaggcaggaactgaagcagaaaccatgacgggtgctgcttattggcttgctcgcCATGACATACATCTTGTCTGTTGGAGCCCTGGTCAGGATTGAAACGTTGCTCTGTAAAAGCTTTCTCCCGACTTATGCGCATCTTGCACAGAATACACATGTGCTCGCTGAGTTCCAGCACTGAGAGAATAGTTTTCTTTGGCTCAGGTTCCTTAGGGTTTCACGTCAGCGCTCAAGGTCCCCAAACCCAAAGGACCGACCCAAGTTCAAAGGGCAGGTGTCCCGATGCTCACCCTCCCCAGTGTGGCACAAGGTGAAGGGGACACACAATATTCATAATATTTagataatattaatttattaccTAAACTAATAGTGAGTGGggcaagagaaagaaggagaaaaaaacaaatacaagagaaCTAAATGAAACTTCACTGTCAAATGAGGAAAAGCAATCTGGGCCGGGGAAAGGGCTCAGAAAGTGGGGGTGTTTGCTGCCAATTCTGTGGACCCGAGTTTAGTCCATGGGATGCACACAGTGGAAGGAGCAagccaactcccaaaagttgtccctTGACCTCCACTATGTACCATAGCATTGGTGCACATATGTCtgcatgcaatcccagcactcgggaggcagaggcaggcggacttctgagtttgtggccagcctggtctacaaagtgagttccaggacagccaaggctacacaagagaaaccctgtcttgaaaaaccaaccaaccaaccaaccaaccaaccaaccaaccaaccaaacaaacaaacaaccaaacaaccaaacaaacaaaaaactggaagaaaatacagagtttaaggaaaaaataatttactgCACAGAGAATTGTGTGTAGTATATAATTGAACAAAATGATTATTACACAAAGATAATAAAACAATCTTGATTAAAGTTTCAACTCAATTAAAGTATATACTAATTCTAAATTCATTTGCAATTAATAGTCTCAAAGTAGATCATGAATTCTTGGCCAGTAAATTGACAATTTACCATTGTAGTCAGAGATCAAAATGTTATGGGGTCTGCTTAAATCCAACGCGACTCAAACACCAGGTCAATGCAAATGACAAAAATGTGTTGTGATCAAGCTGCTACTGATTGATCAGGGCTGCAGAACAGACTTGGGAGCTGAACTGTGACCTGAAGCCAGAGTGCTACAGCTCACCAACATCTGGGCCAAGTTACAGTTACATTttttcaccaatcaggatttagggtcaggggatttccttaggaacttGTCTTTGTGGCACACTTatcctgttcccattggttgggtTATTCAACTATGGCAGGACCATTAACCTAACATTCATGTCTGAACTTgtcaaccaggatgtcagttacctaTGTATATCTCTCTCTGCCAAACAGGATGACAGGTACCcaaggaggtcttgggaacttaaattttatttgactCCTATTCAAAATGAAAGTTTTACTTAAAATGGCTTCATTTTGGTTccttcttagaaaaataaatattttttgaggctggaaagatggcttagtggttatgagcactggctgcttttccagggaGCCTGAGTTTTGTTTCCTGACACATGTGGttcttcacaaccatctgtaacttcagctccagaggatccagcatcCTTTTCTACCCTCCACCGGCAcagtacacacagacatacgtgcaggcaaagcacccacacacaaataaaaactaaaaaaaagtaTAACTTCTAGGACCTGGTAAAGCAACATAAAGATGTAGATAAGTTTAAAAAGTTGTCAAGAAACAGTTTCAATAGACATGCAGTATAAGTGTGAGACACAAAGTCTAATGACATACATGACACATTTATAAAAAATTGATGATATACTAGTACagtggtttgaacaagaatggcctccataggctcagacagggtttctctgtgtacccttggctgtcctggaacttgctctgtaggccaggctagctttgaactcacagagatctgcctgtttctgcctcctgagtgctaggattaaaggcctgcactacTTCCACCTGGCTCTTACATTTTAATGCCTGGTTATCAGAGAGTAGCACTACGTGAGAGGGATtggcaggtgtggccttgttggaggaagtgtgtcactgggggtgggctttaaaggTTCAAAGGCTCAACCAAGTCCAGTgttgctctcttcctgctgcctatggatcaagatgtagaactctcagctatctctccagcactatgtctgcctgtatgctgccatgctttgggcatgataacaatggactaaaccttcaaatgtaagccagccccaattaaatgctttcctgtataagagttgctgtagtcatggtgtctcttcacaggaatagaacACCCGGTGTCTTGGTGTTACAAATGGCTGGCAGGggtgagctggggtgggggtggctcttttgttctttcatgaTAGAAATCACCGAGAGGCAAGATCCAACTCTTAATGTTGGGGATCCTTAGATTCAGAAGGTGAAGTTCCAAGCCCAGAGGCAGATAGTTCTAATCTATGAGAATCAGAAGCTTAGGATTGCAAGCTTTCAGAGCCAGAGACTTGCTGTTCTCAGTAGAGGGTCACTGCTATGGGCTCAGTGGGCCACAGCCAGCTGTGTTGCAGCTTCTGAGTGTCAGGACTTATGGCTTGTTTGTCTCTGGTTCCACCAGACTTTCTAGCAATTAGGAAAGATCTCATAGGCTCAGCTTCCATAAATCAAAATCACTCCTCTTTCA from Mus caroli chromosome 19, CAROLI_EIJ_v1.1, whole genome shotgun sequence encodes the following:
- the LOC110285658 gene encoding HRAS-like suppressor 3, which codes for MLAPIPEPKPGDLIEIFRPMYRHWAIYVGDGYVIHLAPPSEIAGAGAASIMSALTDKAIVKKELLCHVAGKDKYQVNNKHDEEYTPLPLNKIIQRAERLVGQEVLYRLTSENCEHFVNELRYGVPRSDQVRDAVKVVGIAGVGLAALGLIGVMLSRNKKQKQ